TAGTACGATGGTGCGACTCAACCAACGCCAGCCAAACCAGGCATTTTTTGTCCGGGAAGAAGCACGAAAATACACCCAGCCTAAGAGAAGTTTTGTGGGATAAATGGTCGCCACAAAAATCAAAGTAATTCCCCAAACAGCATCACGGGGTAATGCAGCCACTTTAAACAGATACAACGGTAAAGACAATACAAAAACCACAATGATCGCCAACATCCATGCTATCGGCGTGCGTTTAAATTTGCTTCTGATCGCTCGCAATTCAAACATTGCAGAGAACCGATTCTCTGCTGCAAAATGAGCCTGCAGCAAAGGCAACCAGCCAAGTACAATCACAAGACTCGCTCCTCCTAACAAGGTGATCAAGACGGAAATCCCTTTATTACTCTCAGGAGAACTGGTAGCTGCTAACATCAACGAAGGAATGACCAACCATATGAACGCTCCCAGGAAACCTCGTAAGCCCAAAGAAAAATTCTCCCCCAGTTTGAGAGAGGCAACAAATGAACTGACATTAAGCGCTGCCCTGTCGAAGTAACCACCAGCACGAATCTGTTTAATTAACCAAATCGCATTTTTGAGAGGACGAATAAAACAGGAAAAAGTTCCTCCTCTTGCTAATGCAAGACAGAGATGAATCGAAATTAAAATGGATGCCAGTAATGTGAGAGCGTGTAATGTCTGGTCAGAAGGCCCACCCGGTTCAATCAATCTGGCATCTGCAGCGGCTCCTGCAAGTAATAACAAAGGTATTAACCATAGTGTCACACCAATGACAATGGTTCCCATACGAGGGGCGATGTCTAATAGAGGAAATGCCAGACGTATCTTGCCCGTGCGCGCGACGCGTCCTTCAACATCCAACAGATACCCTAAAGCGATAAAGTTGACTAAGGGAACAGCCGCAATCAGCGCTAGAAAAATAACCAGACAAAAAATTCCAAAAGTCATTCGCATCATCCAGAAGGCAGCTTTAATTGGATGACGAAATAGATGGGGAAAAGGGGGAATATTTCCTACAACTTCATCAGGATAAAACTGGTCAACCTCAATCGACTCAGCCTCAACTTCAACCTCTTCTGAAATAAAATCCTCTACTTCAAACGCAGTTACCAACTTGCCCGTTTGTGAATCCTCATAATCGTTATCTTGCGCGGAATTTTCGTTCACAAGATGCTCCGTCTGATTCTTAGAAATTCGGGACGCTGATTTTAAATTTAAGGTTTTCCCAGAATCGGCATGGTTTTTCAAAGTATCACCTGTGTATAGGTAAGTCCAACATATAACAGATATTTATCGCAGTATCGAGAATTAACACAGCAATATTCTCAGCAGCTCTCTTAATGGTACTCAGAAAAAAGTCCTAAGTTTCAATAATTGGCTGAAACTTTCGAATTACCGATCTGGTATGATTACATGAAAGCGTGATTGAATCTCTCAACCGCTGCCTTGTCATTCACATTTATTCAGAGATCATTTCATGAAGCAGAACATTCTCAAGTGGAAAGCTGTTTGCCTGCCGCTCTGTGTTGTAGCTCTGGTTATTACTCTGGTGACGTGGGCGTCAAGTAGCCCTATCAAGAACTCTCCCAAAGCTCCCGTGACCATAGAGGGAAACCCCTTCCAAAATACTGTGAAACAGGTTGATCAGTTTTTTGAAGATCAATGGTCAGAAAGCAACATCTCTGCATCAAAATCCACAGATGACCTTAACCAAATAAGAAGACTTTCCCTTGCCTTGCATGGAACTGTTCCCTCGTTGGAAGAAATCCGCGAGTTTGAACAAATGGAGGGAAACGATCGATTAGAACGCTGGACTCAAAAACTATTAGCAGACCGACGATTCGCCGATTACTTTTCTGAACGACTGGCCCGTGCTTTTGTAGGTGTAGACCAAGGTCAGTTTATCATATTCCGCCGTGATCGATTCAAAGCCTGGTTGAGCGAGCAGATTGAAGCGAATACACCGTATGATGAACTGGCAAAAACTCTGATTTCAGGAGAGGGTCTTTGGACCGGTGATCCCGAGACAAACTATATTACTGCCGCCTCTGCTGACGGAAATCTTGATCGTAATAAGTTAACCGGAAACACAGTACGCGCCTTTCTGGGACAGCGTATTGATTGTGCGCAATGCCATGACCATCCCTTTGACCACTGGAAACAATCCGACTTTGAAGGGCTCACCGCCTTTTATGGGCAAGTCGAAGTTCAACTATTTGGAGTCAGACAGAACGAAGATTTAAAATATGAAGTAGAAGATCGAGAAACATTGGAAAAACGTGTTGTTTCTCCTCAAGTTCCATTTCTTGATGAATGTCTGCCTCAAGAGGGAACGCTTCGCGAAAAACTGGCGGCCTGGGTAACACACCCTCAAAACCGAAGGTTTGAACGCGCTTCAGCGAATCGTATTTGGGGACTCTTATTTGGAGTCCCATATATTAACCCCGTTGATGACCTTCCAGCTCCGACAGACCTTTCGGAATTTCCTCCTGATGTACTCGATATTCTGGGGAAGGATTTTCGTGAAAACGGTTATGATATCAAACGGATGATTCAAATCATTGTTGCTTCAAAACCATTTCGGCTGTCTTCTCAATCAAAAAGTCCTGTATCTGAAGAAGAGGTAGAACGATTGAATGATTCCTGGGCTCTGTTTCCGCTAGTCCGATTACGTCCCGAACAAATTATCGGTTCGATGCTTCAGGCTTCGTCGTTAAAGACGATTGATCAGAACTCCAATTTATTTATGCGAGGTCGCCGGTTTTTCTCTGAAATCAACTTTATCAATGAATATGGTGACTTGGGCAGTGATGAATTAAATGATTTCCCGGGAACGATTCCTCAGGCATTACTTAGAATGAATGGTGAATTTGCCCAGGATAACGGCACTGCTTCCCCACTGAACTCCGTAGGACGCATAGCGGGATTAGATTTTTCAGACGAAAAACGAATTGAGACCTGTTTTTTAGTCTGTCTGACCCGTCCCCCCACCTCTTCTGAAAAAGACTACTTTTTAAAACAGTATCAGGCCACTCAGAATCAAAACGAACGTGTTAAAGTGACGGAAGACCTCTTTTGGTCTTTATATAATTCACCTGAATTTTCCTGGAACCATTGAGCCATGTTTGATCCCATCTCTCTATCAGGCAAAATGAATCGCCGCGACTTATGTAAAATTGCTGTTGGTAGCACGCTCTCATTTGCACTACCCGGTTTCGATTTCAAAGCAGCTGAAAAACGCGGCCCAGAACGGCGGAAATCGGTCATCATCCTTTGGATGGGAGGCGGCCCTAGCCAGTTAGAGACCTGGGATCCTCATCCCGGCACAAAAATTGGCGGTCCAGGAAAAGCAATTAAAACGACAATGCCCGGACTACAAATTTCCGATATGTATCCGCTGCTCGCCGAACAGATCGAATCCATGTCAGTCATTCGCTCCATGGTCTCAAAAGAAGGCGATCACGAGCGCGGAACAAAATACTTCAAAACGGGTTACCGCCCTGAACCAACAACAGTCTACCCTGCACTCGGTGCGGTTATCACACATCAAGCCCCTAACCCAGATCTTGAAATACCTCAACATATTTCTTTAGGTAACACTGAATTCCCAGCACGCGGCGGCTATCTCGGAGGACATCTGGATGCATTCCGTGTTCGTGATCCTGGAAAAAACATTGGTAACATGCGCGCCCGTGTTGAACCGCCAAGACAAAATCGACGACTGGAAAATTTAAATATTGTCTCCCAGGCATTCCAAAAGGGGAGAACAATCCAAACGCAAAAAACATTGCACCAATCAACGATCGATCGTGCTTTGACAATGATGAGTTCTGAACAACTCAACGCATTAGAAATTGACAAAGAGCCGGAGTCTGTTCGTAAAGCCTACGGAGATTCTCCCTTTGGACGAGGTTGTTTGGTGGCACGTAGGCTCGTTGAACAAGGAGTCCATTCTATTGAGGTCAACCTTCGTGGCTGGGACAGCCACGCGAATAATTACACGGGACACCAAACTCAGGCCGCGATGCTTGACCCTGGATTTTCAAGTTTGTT
The Gimesia aquarii DNA segment above includes these coding regions:
- a CDS encoding DUF1549 domain-containing protein, translated to MKQNILKWKAVCLPLCVVALVITLVTWASSSPIKNSPKAPVTIEGNPFQNTVKQVDQFFEDQWSESNISASKSTDDLNQIRRLSLALHGTVPSLEEIREFEQMEGNDRLERWTQKLLADRRFADYFSERLARAFVGVDQGQFIIFRRDRFKAWLSEQIEANTPYDELAKTLISGEGLWTGDPETNYITAASADGNLDRNKLTGNTVRAFLGQRIDCAQCHDHPFDHWKQSDFEGLTAFYGQVEVQLFGVRQNEDLKYEVEDRETLEKRVVSPQVPFLDECLPQEGTLREKLAAWVTHPQNRRFERASANRIWGLLFGVPYINPVDDLPAPTDLSEFPPDVLDILGKDFRENGYDIKRMIQIIVASKPFRLSSQSKSPVSEEEVERLNDSWALFPLVRLRPEQIIGSMLQASSLKTIDQNSNLFMRGRRFFSEINFINEYGDLGSDELNDFPGTIPQALLRMNGEFAQDNGTASPLNSVGRIAGLDFSDEKRIETCFLVCLTRPPTSSEKDYFLKQYQATQNQNERVKVTEDLFWSLYNSPEFSWNH
- a CDS encoding DUF4013 domain-containing protein; protein product: MNENSAQDNDYEDSQTGKLVTAFEVEDFISEEVEVEAESIEVDQFYPDEVVGNIPPFPHLFRHPIKAAFWMMRMTFGIFCLVIFLALIAAVPLVNFIALGYLLDVEGRVARTGKIRLAFPLLDIAPRMGTIVIGVTLWLIPLLLLAGAAADARLIEPGGPSDQTLHALTLLASILISIHLCLALARGGTFSCFIRPLKNAIWLIKQIRAGGYFDRAALNVSSFVASLKLGENFSLGLRGFLGAFIWLVIPSLMLAATSSPESNKGISVLITLLGGASLVIVLGWLPLLQAHFAAENRFSAMFELRAIRSKFKRTPIAWMLAIIVVFVLSLPLYLFKVAALPRDAVWGITLIFVATIYPTKLLLGWVYFRASSRTKNAWFGWRWLSRTIVLPLLAVYVFIVFFTQFIGVHGSGVLLEHHLFLLPVPF
- a CDS encoding DUF1501 domain-containing protein; amino-acid sequence: MFDPISLSGKMNRRDLCKIAVGSTLSFALPGFDFKAAEKRGPERRKSVIILWMGGGPSQLETWDPHPGTKIGGPGKAIKTTMPGLQISDMYPLLAEQIESMSVIRSMVSKEGDHERGTKYFKTGYRPEPTTVYPALGAVITHQAPNPDLEIPQHISLGNTEFPARGGYLGGHLDAFRVRDPGKNIGNMRARVEPPRQNRRLENLNIVSQAFQKGRTIQTQKTLHQSTIDRALTMMSSEQLNALEIDKEPESVRKAYGDSPFGRGCLVARRLVEQGVHSIEVNLRGWDSHANNYTGHQTQAAMLDPGFSSLLKDLKARDLLDSTIVLCIGEFGRTPKINPLDGRDHWPTGFSCIVGGGGIKGNVIIGETDPTGKEKKPAEPVQIQDLYATILQKLNIDYTKELISPIGRPLALSDGNPIKKLI